In Herbaspirillum seropedicae, a single window of DNA contains:
- a CDS encoding aldehyde dehydrogenase, protein MNDIDMLINGERRGATGAAYFERRNPLDHSVAARAPAATVADARAAVAAAAAAFPAWAAIGPGQRRALLTHAADALQARADDFAQAMAAETGASHHWAGFNVKLAADGLREAAAMTTQIAGEVIPSDVPGNLAMGVRQPAGVVLGIAPWNAPVILGVRAIALPLACGNTVVFKGSEICPATHGLIIAALQEAGLPPGVVNFVTNAPEDAAAIVEAIIAEPAVRRVNFTGSTRVGRIIAAQCARHLKPAVLELGGKAPFIVLHDADLDAAVEAAAFGAFANSGQICMSTERIIVDDSVADEFVRRLAAKAASLPLGDPRQGPVVLGSVVDMATVERCNALIDDALAKGATLVCGGRASDTLMPATLLDHVSANMLIYREESFGPVKPIVRVAGDEAAIACANDNEYGLSSALFSRDVARALALSRRIESGICHINGPTVHDEAQMPFGGVKSSGFGHFGGKAGIAEFTELRWVTVQTTPRHYPF, encoded by the coding sequence ATGAATGACATCGATATGCTGATCAACGGCGAACGCCGCGGCGCCACCGGCGCTGCGTATTTCGAGCGGCGCAATCCGCTGGACCATAGCGTGGCTGCGCGCGCGCCGGCAGCCACCGTGGCCGACGCCCGTGCAGCGGTCGCTGCCGCAGCCGCCGCCTTCCCGGCCTGGGCCGCGATCGGGCCGGGCCAGCGCCGCGCCCTGTTGACACACGCCGCCGATGCGCTGCAGGCCCGCGCCGACGACTTCGCCCAGGCCATGGCGGCCGAGACCGGGGCGTCGCATCACTGGGCCGGCTTCAACGTCAAGCTGGCCGCCGACGGGCTGCGCGAAGCCGCCGCCATGACCACCCAGATCGCCGGTGAAGTGATTCCCTCGGACGTGCCCGGCAACCTGGCCATGGGGGTGCGCCAGCCGGCCGGCGTGGTGCTGGGCATCGCGCCCTGGAACGCCCCTGTGATCCTGGGCGTGCGCGCTATCGCCTTGCCGCTGGCCTGTGGCAACACGGTGGTGTTCAAGGGGTCCGAGATCTGCCCGGCCACCCATGGCCTGATCATCGCCGCCCTCCAGGAGGCAGGCCTGCCGCCGGGCGTGGTCAACTTCGTTACCAATGCCCCGGAAGACGCCGCTGCCATCGTCGAAGCCATCATCGCTGAACCCGCCGTGCGGCGCGTCAACTTCACCGGCTCCACCCGCGTGGGCCGCATCATTGCCGCGCAATGCGCGCGCCACCTCAAGCCCGCCGTGCTGGAGCTGGGCGGCAAGGCGCCCTTTATCGTGCTGCACGACGCCGACCTCGACGCCGCCGTAGAGGCCGCCGCCTTTGGCGCCTTCGCCAACTCGGGACAGATCTGCATGTCCACCGAGCGCATCATCGTCGATGACAGCGTGGCCGACGAGTTCGTGCGCAGGCTCGCTGCCAAGGCGGCCAGCCTGCCGCTGGGTGATCCGCGCCAGGGACCGGTGGTGCTGGGTTCGGTGGTGGACATGGCCACCGTCGAGCGATGCAATGCGCTCATCGACGACGCCCTGGCCAAGGGCGCTACCCTGGTCTGCGGCGGCAGGGCCAGCGACACGCTGATGCCGGCCACGCTGCTGGATCACGTCAGCGCCAACATGCTGATCTACCGCGAGGAGTCCTTCGGCCCGGTCAAGCCCATCGTGCGCGTGGCCGGCGACGAAGCCGCCATCGCCTGCGCCAACGACAACGAATACGGCCTGTCCTCGGCCCTGTTCAGCCGTGACGTGGCGCGCGCCCTGGCGCTGTCGCGCCGCATCGAATCGGGCATCTGCCACATCAATGGACCCACCGTCCACGACGAGGCCCAGATGCCCTTCGGCGGCGTCAAGTCCAGCGGCTTCGGCCATTTCGGCGGCAAGGCCGGCATTGCCGAATTTACCGAGCTGCGCTGGGTGACGGTGCAGACCACGCCGCGCCACTATCCGTTCTGA
- the mdlC gene encoding benzoylformate decarboxylase has protein sequence MQQKFPHPITVRHAVLDLMRRLGMTSVFANPGSTELPMFRDFPEDFRYVLGLQEAVVVGMADGFAQASGNAALVNLHSAAGVGNAMGNIFTAFRNRTPLIITAGQQARSILPFDPFLGATQATELAKPYLKWSIEPARAADVPLALARAYHMAMQEPRGPVFVSIPVDDWDQPAELVPPTQVTSRCRPEPAAIARLAAALEQSQRPAIVVGAELDRAGAWDAAIALAETLRARVFVAPMSSRCSFPEDHPLFAGFLPAMREKIVQALQGHDLLFALGAPAFTYHVEGSGPHVPPGAALFQLIDDPVTASWTPTGQAIVGNIQLGLDDLLAQIRRQPPTQRAQPPARPARARVEASAPLSMAYALQTLADVREAGDIVVEEAPGSRPVMQAHLPFTRPGSFYTMASGGLGYGMPAAVGVALARPHSRVIGLIGDGSAMYSPQAIYSAVQLGLPITFVILNNGRYAALQDFAPVFGFGPEDPVHGTELPGLDFVALAHSMGCHGVRVSQAAALAPALREALCSNETRLVEIVVR, from the coding sequence ATGCAGCAGAAGTTTCCCCACCCGATCACCGTCCGTCATGCGGTGCTGGATCTCATGCGCCGTCTCGGCATGACCTCCGTCTTTGCCAATCCCGGTTCCACCGAGCTGCCGATGTTCCGCGACTTTCCGGAGGATTTCCGCTACGTGCTGGGCTTGCAGGAAGCCGTCGTGGTCGGCATGGCCGACGGCTTCGCCCAGGCCAGCGGCAACGCCGCCCTGGTCAACCTGCACTCGGCCGCCGGGGTCGGCAATGCCATGGGCAACATCTTCACCGCCTTTCGCAATCGCACGCCGCTCATCATCACGGCCGGCCAGCAAGCGCGCTCCATTCTCCCCTTCGACCCCTTCCTGGGCGCCACGCAGGCCACCGAGCTGGCCAAGCCCTACCTCAAGTGGAGCATCGAACCCGCCCGCGCAGCCGATGTGCCCTTGGCGCTGGCGCGGGCCTATCACATGGCCATGCAGGAACCACGCGGGCCGGTGTTCGTCTCCATCCCCGTGGATGACTGGGACCAGCCGGCCGAGCTGGTGCCGCCCACCCAGGTGACCAGCCGCTGCCGTCCGGAACCTGCTGCCATCGCCAGGCTGGCGGCGGCGCTGGAGCAGAGTCAGCGCCCAGCCATCGTGGTGGGCGCGGAGCTGGACCGGGCCGGCGCCTGGGACGCTGCGATCGCGCTGGCCGAGACACTGCGGGCGCGGGTGTTCGTGGCGCCGATGTCCTCGCGCTGCAGTTTCCCGGAAGACCATCCGCTGTTCGCCGGCTTCCTGCCGGCCATGCGCGAGAAGATCGTGCAGGCCCTGCAAGGCCACGACCTGCTCTTCGCGCTGGGTGCGCCGGCCTTCACCTATCACGTCGAAGGCAGTGGCCCGCACGTGCCGCCAGGCGCGGCCCTGTTCCAGCTGATCGACGATCCGGTCACGGCCTCCTGGACACCGACCGGCCAGGCCATCGTCGGCAACATCCAGCTCGGCCTGGACGACCTGCTGGCGCAGATCAGGCGACAGCCGCCCACGCAACGTGCACAGCCGCCGGCGCGACCTGCCCGTGCGCGGGTGGAGGCAAGCGCTCCGCTGTCCATGGCCTATGCCCTGCAAACCCTGGCCGACGTGCGCGAGGCCGGCGACATCGTCGTCGAGGAAGCGCCCGGCTCGCGTCCCGTGATGCAGGCCCATCTGCCCTTCACTCGCCCCGGCAGCTTCTACACCATGGCCAGCGGCGGCCTCGGATATGGCATGCCGGCTGCCGTTGGCGTCGCGCTGGCGCGTCCGCACAGCCGGGTCATCGGGCTCATCGGCGATGGTTCGGCGATGTATTCGCCACAGGCCATCTACAGCGCCGTCCAGCTGGGACTGCCGATCACCTTCGTCATCCTCAACAATGGGCGCTACGCCGCCTTGCAGGATTTCGCGCCGGTGTTCGGTTTCGGCCCCGAGGATCCGGTGCATGGGACGGAGCTTCCCGGTCTGGATTTCGTGGCGCTGGCGCACAGCATGGGCTGTCACGGCGTGCGCGTGAGCCAGGCCGCCGCATTGGCGCCGGCGCTGCGCGAGGCCTTGTGTTCCAATGAAACGCGGCTGGTGGAAATCGTGGTGCGTTGA
- a CDS encoding LysR family transcriptional regulator yields MSFNLQQLEMFNAIVSAGSLGRAAALLNLTQPALSRAIKRLEESVGGALFERHTKGMHLTVLGQALLPHAMSLQREAQQAREELDAIRGLAKGVIKVGAVGSIASLVLPLAVRGVLDKWPNLRVEIIEGVWDRLVEGLLTHEIDLALSTSGGQTEGVAAIADCCWTDLSYVVAAPDHPLRQQGRIALEQTLGQRWALTPKGTGPYLHVQETFARHGLPMPEIAVESRSVTVLKSLVARCGFIGWMSGPMFDTERQAGVIVALEVAGLDAPRTLTAFRRRQGILPAPAARLLDELRHLTGSLAPTQRAGAASPSATAIAPIFP; encoded by the coding sequence GTGAGCTTCAACCTGCAACAGCTGGAAATGTTCAATGCCATTGTCTCGGCCGGCAGCCTGGGGCGCGCGGCGGCGCTGCTCAACCTGACCCAGCCGGCCCTGAGCCGCGCCATCAAGCGGCTGGAAGAATCGGTGGGCGGGGCCTTGTTCGAACGCCATACCAAGGGCATGCATCTGACCGTGCTGGGCCAGGCGCTGCTGCCCCATGCCATGTCGCTGCAGCGCGAGGCCCAGCAGGCGCGCGAGGAGCTCGATGCCATCCGCGGCCTGGCCAAGGGCGTCATCAAGGTCGGGGCGGTGGGCAGCATCGCCAGCCTGGTCTTGCCGCTGGCGGTGCGCGGTGTGCTCGATAAGTGGCCCAACCTGCGGGTGGAGATCATCGAAGGCGTATGGGACCGGCTGGTCGAGGGCTTGCTCACGCATGAGATCGACCTGGCCCTGAGCACCTCAGGAGGACAGACCGAGGGGGTGGCCGCCATTGCCGATTGCTGCTGGACCGATCTGAGCTACGTGGTCGCCGCGCCCGACCATCCGCTGCGTCAGCAAGGGCGCATTGCGCTGGAGCAGACCCTGGGACAACGCTGGGCGCTCACGCCCAAAGGCACCGGCCCCTACCTGCACGTCCAGGAAACCTTCGCCCGGCATGGCCTGCCGATGCCGGAGATCGCCGTCGAGTCGCGTTCGGTCACGGTCCTCAAGAGCCTGGTGGCGCGCTGTGGCTTCATCGGCTGGATGTCCGGGCCGATGTTCGATACCGAGCGCCAGGCCGGAGTCATCGTCGCACTGGAGGTGGCCGGGCTGGATGCGCCACGCACCCTGACCGCCTTTCGCCGCCGCCAGGGCATCCTGCCGGCGCCGGCCGCCCGCCTGCTGGACGAGCTGCGTCATCTGACCGGCTCCCTGGCGCCGACGCAGCGGGCGGGCGCGGCATCGCCGTCTGCCACTGCCATTGCTCCCATCTTCCCCTGA
- a CDS encoding MarR family winged helix-turn-helix transcriptional regulator: protein MSKDICTCAPLRRLTRRITVLYDHHLQDCELSITQYSLISRIGRKGPIANITLAQDMGMDRSTLSRALKPLMAAGWIETVDLPADAQLDKRSFALQLSQDGRAKLEQARPYWRRAQDEIDRLLGPDLARNFNDLIEDAYTRLQEA from the coding sequence ATGAGCAAGGACATCTGCACCTGCGCGCCGCTGCGCCGCCTCACGCGCCGCATCACCGTCCTCTACGACCATCACCTGCAGGATTGCGAACTGAGCATTACCCAGTATTCGCTGATCAGCCGCATCGGTCGCAAGGGACCCATCGCCAACATCACCCTGGCGCAGGACATGGGCATGGACCGCAGCACCCTGAGCCGGGCCTTGAAGCCGCTCATGGCGGCCGGCTGGATAGAGACCGTTGACCTGCCCGCAGACGCCCAGCTGGACAAGCGGTCCTTCGCGCTGCAACTGAGCCAGGACGGCCGCGCCAAGCTGGAACAGGCGCGCCCGTACTGGCGGCGCGCCCAGGATGAGATCGACCGCCTGCTGGGCCCGGACCTGGCGCGCAATTTCAACGATCTGATCGAAGATGCCTACACCCGACTGCAAGAAGCCTGA
- a CDS encoding MFS transporter — MTKFTQSLANAVTPRFHYAWVVVGVIFLVLLCSAGIRATPSVMILPLEQEFGWNRSTISVVISVNIALYGLIGPFSAAAMQRFGIRRVVLAALVLLASGTALSTLMHMPWHMLLSWGLLVGAGTGVAANTLGATIVSRWFETRRGLAMGLLTASAATGQMVFLPLMAAMVGSYGWRSVAFLVSAVALLAIPLVWLLLPESPAAIGQKMLGQTSEIKDEGLSRRNPLFIALDALRTSVRMPDFWLLFASFFVCGLSTNGYIGTQFIAMCNDYGINEVSSASILAAMGMLDLVGTTLSGWLSDRYNPRVLLFWYYGLRGLALIFLPYAFGLQYYGLTIFAIFYGLDWIATVPPTVRLANDVFGRLAAPIVFGWIVAGHQLGAATATTLAGYLRASLGNYTLSSILMGVACLVGAVLVLRIKGKAGGAVAAVA, encoded by the coding sequence ATGACCAAGTTCACCCAATCGCTCGCCAACGCCGTCACGCCCCGCTTCCACTATGCCTGGGTGGTGGTGGGCGTGATCTTCCTCGTGCTGCTGTGTTCGGCCGGCATCCGCGCCACGCCCTCGGTGATGATCCTGCCGCTGGAACAGGAATTCGGCTGGAACCGTTCCACCATCTCGGTGGTGATCTCGGTCAACATCGCCCTGTATGGCCTGATCGGTCCCTTCTCGGCGGCGGCCATGCAGCGCTTCGGCATCCGCCGCGTAGTGCTGGCGGCCCTGGTGCTGCTGGCCAGCGGCACGGCGCTGTCGACCCTCATGCACATGCCCTGGCACATGCTGCTGTCGTGGGGCTTGCTGGTGGGGGCGGGCACCGGCGTGGCCGCCAATACCCTGGGCGCGACCATCGTCAGCCGCTGGTTCGAGACCCGGCGCGGCCTGGCCATGGGCTTGCTCACGGCCAGCGCGGCCACCGGCCAGATGGTGTTCCTGCCGCTGATGGCGGCCATGGTCGGCAGCTATGGCTGGCGCTCGGTCGCCTTCCTGGTGTCGGCGGTGGCGCTGCTGGCCATCCCGCTGGTGTGGCTGCTGCTGCCGGAAAGCCCGGCGGCGATCGGCCAGAAGATGCTGGGCCAGACCAGCGAGATCAAGGACGAGGGCCTGTCCCGCCGCAATCCGCTCTTCATCGCCCTGGACGCGCTGCGCACTTCGGTGCGCATGCCGGATTTCTGGCTGCTCTTTGCCAGTTTCTTCGTCTGCGGCCTGTCCACCAATGGCTATATCGGCACGCAGTTCATCGCCATGTGCAATGACTACGGCATCAACGAAGTCAGCAGCGCCTCCATCCTGGCCGCCATGGGCATGCTGGACCTGGTCGGCACCACGCTCTCGGGCTGGCTCTCGGACCGCTACAACCCGCGCGTGCTGCTGTTCTGGTATTACGGCCTGCGCGGCCTGGCGCTGATCTTCCTGCCCTATGCCTTCGGCCTGCAGTACTACGGGCTGACCATCTTCGCCATCTTCTATGGCCTGGACTGGATCGCCACCGTGCCGCCCACGGTGCGCCTGGCCAATGATGTCTTCGGTCGCCTGGCGGCCCCCATCGTATTCGGCTGGATCGTTGCCGGCCACCAACTGGGCGCGGCCACCGCCACCACGCTGGCCGGCTACCTGCGCGCCTCGCTGGGCAACTACACCTTGTCGTCCATCCTGATGGGGGTGGCTTGCCTGGTCGGGGCGGTGCTGGTCTTGCGCATCAAGGGCAAGGCGGGCGGGGCGGTGGCGGCTGTGGCCTGA
- a CDS encoding S1C family serine protease, with translation MNKNNLARSALLISMMWLLHPVAQAQEAAMPPVEIRQPLVMPATAAARPSYLARIQRRYEQGNQPIGELQNGLFCSRKSDIYWTAKGSEALLPTGVMLARFRSELQKHGYPLPGPKEAPLFQEKPDDATPSQAEQSLQVGVIVAQVLTNLCLKGNASWTGEAYLRLEWQVFAPDQRKVIFKTVSEGVFQSRQASLEGAAPPIVAEAFSVGVRNLLADPAFALALQTPYDRAAAAANASILPPSQPAAPGAGAGGAVNKPVPGLAVSIDNLPAAQPGGEMSKVIGQLRQGVVTVLTEGRSGTGFYIGQSGWLLSNQHVVGTARSVRVRLPGGRELPAEVLRVDAARDVALLKTEPPGVRPLPLRLDEPGLGEDVYALGSPLGDTFNTTLTRGILSGVRLLNGQEFLQSDVAILPGSSGGPLLDRSGQVVGITVAGLGARGMAGMNFFIPLASAVERLNLQLQQRPPKR, from the coding sequence ATGAACAAGAACAATCTTGCGCGCAGCGCCTTGCTGATCTCGATGATGTGGCTGCTGCATCCCGTCGCCCAGGCGCAAGAGGCGGCGATGCCACCGGTGGAGATCCGCCAGCCGCTGGTGATGCCCGCCACGGCGGCGGCCCGGCCCAGTTACCTGGCGCGCATCCAGCGCCGTTACGAGCAGGGCAACCAGCCCATCGGCGAATTGCAGAATGGCCTGTTCTGCAGCCGCAAGAGCGATATCTACTGGACTGCCAAGGGCAGTGAAGCGCTGCTACCGACCGGGGTGATGCTGGCGCGTTTCCGTAGCGAACTGCAAAAGCATGGCTATCCCCTTCCCGGACCGAAAGAGGCGCCGCTGTTCCAGGAAAAACCGGATGACGCCACGCCCAGCCAGGCAGAGCAGTCGTTGCAGGTGGGCGTGATCGTGGCGCAGGTGCTGACCAATCTCTGTCTCAAGGGCAATGCTTCCTGGACCGGCGAGGCCTATCTCAGGCTGGAATGGCAGGTGTTCGCGCCGGACCAGCGCAAGGTCATTTTCAAGACCGTCAGCGAAGGCGTGTTCCAGTCGCGCCAGGCCAGCCTGGAAGGGGCTGCGCCGCCCATCGTGGCCGAAGCCTTCAGCGTGGGCGTGCGCAATTTGCTGGCCGATCCGGCCTTCGCGCTGGCCTTGCAGACCCCTTACGACAGGGCGGCGGCGGCCGCCAATGCCAGTATCCTGCCGCCCTCCCAGCCCGCCGCTCCGGGTGCGGGTGCGGGCGGTGCGGTCAACAAGCCCGTTCCGGGTCTGGCGGTGAGCATCGACAATCTGCCCGCAGCCCAGCCGGGCGGCGAGATGTCCAAGGTGATCGGCCAGCTGCGCCAGGGGGTGGTGACGGTCCTGACCGAGGGCCGCTCCGGCACCGGCTTCTACATCGGCCAGAGCGGCTGGCTGCTCAGCAACCAGCATGTGGTGGGCACGGCCCGCTCGGTGCGGGTGCGGCTGCCGGGCGGTCGCGAGTTGCCGGCCGAGGTGTTGCGGGTGGATGCGGCGCGTGACGTGGCCCTGCTCAAGACCGAACCGCCCGGCGTGCGTCCGCTGCCCTTGCGCCTGGATGAGCCGGGCCTGGGCGAAGATGTCTATGCATTGGGCTCGCCGCTGGGCGATACCTTCAATACCACGCTGACCCGCGGCATCCTCAGTGGCGTGCGCCTGCTCAATGGCCAGGAGTTCCTGCAAAGCGACGTCGCCATCCTGCCCGGCAGCAGCGGCGGCCCCTTGCTGGACCGCTCCGGCCAGGTGGTGGGCATCACCGTGGCCGGCCTGGGGGCGCGTGGCATGGCGGGCATGAACTTCTTCATTCCGTTGGCCAGCGCGGTGGAGCGTCTCAATCTCCAGTTGCAGCAACGTCCGCCCAAGCGGTGA
- a CDS encoding LacI family DNA-binding transcriptional regulator has translation MSENRLSSSEFPAASHQDGDAASPRRRGSRKSAGGVTLRDVAQLAGVAPITASRALNTPSAVSPKVLQKVREAVEKTGYVPNLLAGGLASNKSRLVAVVVPTVIGPVFQEIVHTLTETLAAAGYQVMLGQSGYENSREDALLEAIIGRRPDGVVLTGIMRSAEARKRLLASGIPVVETWDLTPTPIDMLVGFSHEAIGREVARYLHQRGRKKVAVVGGRDERSQRRMNAFAQECVALGMHEGRAPLPMHHVTAPTTLGQGRQGLAELLQAQPDLDAIFCSSDLLALGVMIEAQSRGIAIPEQLAVVGFGDLEFSRDLQPRLTTVRIDGTGIGQRAARFIIDRAAGIEVAERVVDVGFSIIARDSA, from the coding sequence ATGTCCGAGAACCGCCTCTCTTCCTCCGAATTCCCCGCCGCCTCCCATCAGGATGGCGATGCCGCCAGTCCGCGCCGTCGCGGCAGCCGCAAGAGCGCCGGTGGCGTGACCTTGCGTGATGTCGCCCAACTGGCGGGTGTGGCGCCGATCACGGCCTCGCGTGCGCTCAATACCCCCTCGGCGGTGTCGCCCAAGGTCTTGCAGAAGGTGCGCGAGGCGGTGGAGAAGACCGGTTACGTGCCCAATCTGCTGGCCGGTGGACTGGCTTCCAACAAGAGCCGGCTGGTGGCGGTAGTGGTGCCTACCGTGATCGGGCCGGTGTTCCAGGAAATCGTCCACACCCTCACCGAAACGCTCGCTGCGGCGGGCTACCAGGTCATGCTGGGCCAGAGCGGCTATGAGAATTCGCGGGAGGATGCGCTGCTGGAAGCCATCATCGGCCGTCGTCCCGATGGCGTGGTGCTGACCGGCATCATGCGCTCGGCCGAGGCGCGCAAGCGCCTGCTGGCCAGCGGCATCCCGGTGGTGGAGACCTGGGACCTGACGCCCACGCCCATCGACATGCTGGTGGGCTTTTCGCACGAGGCCATCGGCCGCGAGGTGGCGCGCTACCTGCATCAGCGCGGACGCAAGAAGGTCGCCGTGGTGGGCGGGCGCGACGAGCGCAGCCAGCGGCGCATGAATGCGTTTGCGCAGGAGTGCGTGGCGCTGGGCATGCACGAGGGCAGGGCGCCCTTGCCCATGCATCATGTGACCGCGCCGACCACGCTGGGCCAGGGCCGCCAGGGACTGGCCGAGCTGCTGCAGGCGCAGCCTGACCTGGACGCCATCTTCTGCAGCTCCGACCTGCTGGCGCTGGGCGTGATGATCGAGGCGCAGAGCCGTGGCATCGCTATCCCTGAGCAACTGGCGGTGGTCGGTTTCGGCGACCTCGAATTCTCGCGCGACCTGCAGCCGCGCCTGACCACGGTGCGCATCGACGGCACCGGCATCGGCCAGCGCGCCGCTCGTTTCATCATCGACCGCGCCGCCGGTATCGAGGTGGCTGAACGGGTGGTCGACGTCGGTTTCTCCATCATTGCTCGCGACAGCGCCTGA